A region of Marasmius oreades isolate 03SP1 chromosome 9, whole genome shotgun sequence DNA encodes the following proteins:
- a CDS encoding uncharacterized protein (BUSCO:EOG09264881) — protein MQHFGKAALRVTKNYTKGYSDTQAKVRDATSNDPWGPSGTQMNEIAQLTYNQGDFVEILEMLDKRLNDKGKNWRHVFKSLTVLDYCLHQGSENVVIYFRDNIYIIKTLKEFQYIDENGKDQGGNVRQKAKDITNLLLDEARLRQERRARAHMRDRMLKGSATMEGDNDEHYNAMEEDENRSWKGGPSTGTSNDEDDLRKAIEESKRTLVQEQLKAEERELQQAIKLSEEEEAKRSKAVEDSNASTLFDEQNQTTNTFPMTTLSDPTPYTVGLQPQYTQIQHQLTQLQPQFTSFNPYQQQMQQEAAQAEFLRQQEAFQQQQVTAQVQQQQEEWMRQQHLLKQQQLQQQHTFYPTQSLVPQPTGFGSNNPFAPRAISSPISPTNNSKPSFDIRGTYDQHSQLNNLSSPSSFKSPSPAPSSSLPPSPGNLPVAVKTNPNENKELANLFADREGGQDTFGNLGLLRYGHTDAGRLVAQQSVNTGNHGHNPFAQQQQNSEQQPFFSI, from the exons ATGCAGCACTTCGGGAAGGCTGCACTTCGTGTCACAAAGAATTATACGAAGGGCTACTCAGATACACAAGCAAAAGTACGCGATGCGACATCGAATGACCCTTGGGGTCCCTCTGGTACTCAAATGAATGAGATCGCTCAATTGACATACAATCA AGGTGATTTCGTGGAAATACTGGAAATGTTGGACAAGCGGTTGAATGATAAGGGCAAAAATTGGCGGCATGTTTTCAAG AGTTTGACGGTGCTCGATTATTGTCTTCATCAAGGCTCCGAGAACGTTGTCATTTACTTTCGCGATAACATCTACATCATCAAGACCTTGAAAGAGTTTCAATATATCGACGAGAACGGCAAGGATCAAGGAGGGAATGTACGACAGAAGGCAAAGGATATCACGAATCTGCTTCTCGATGAAGCAAGATTACGACAAGAGCGACGCGCTCGAGCACATATGCGAGATCGTATGCTGAAAGGCTCGGCCACCATGGAAGGTGATAACGATGAACATTACAACGCaatggaggaagatgagaatCGGAGTTGGAAGGGAGGCCCTAGCACTGGAACGAGTaatgatgaagatgaccTGAGGAAGGCTATAGAGGAAAGTAAACGGACGCTTGTACAAGAACAATTAAAGGCGGAGGAGAGAGAGTTGCAGCAAGCGATCAAGCTAagcgaggaggaggaggcaaaGAGAAGCAAGGCGGTAGAAGACTCGAATGCATCTACCCTGTTCGATGAACAAAACCAAAC CACCAATACATTCCCAATGACAACGCTTAGCGATCCTACTCCATATACTGTCGGTCTACAACCACAGTACACACAAATTCAACATCAATTGACCCAACTCCAGCCTCAATTTACGTCCTTCAATCCGTACCAACAACAAATGCAACAAGAAGCTGCACAG GCTGAATTCCTTCGTCAACAAGAAGCATTCCAACAACAGCAAGTGACAGCACAagtgcagcagcagcaagaAGAATGGATGCGACAGCAGCACTTATTAAAGCAACAACAACTCCAACAACAGCACACCTTCTATCCAACGCAGTCACTCGTACCTCAGCCTACTGGATTCGG ATCGAACAATCCATTCGCCCCTCGAGCAATTTCTTCCCCAATCTCGCCGACTAATAATTCCAAGCCCTCTTTCGACATTCGTGGAACATATGATCAACACAGCCAACTTAACAATCTCAGCTCGCCTTCATCGTTTAAGAGCCCGTCGCCCGCACCCTCAAGCTCATTGCCGCCAAGTCCTGGCAATCTTCCGGTGGCCGTGAAGACAAACCCCAACGAAAACAAGGAACTAGCCAATCTTTTCGCAGACCGAGAGGGTGGTCAGGACACATTTGGCAACCTCGGACTTCTACG GTACGGGCATACGGACGCAGGACGACTGGTGGCGCAACAAAGTGTCAATACTGGCAATCATGGTCACAATCCTTTTGCACAACAACAGCAAAATTCAGAGCAACAGCCGTTCTTCAGTATTTGA